A DNA window from Chryseobacterium sp. MEBOG06 contains the following coding sequences:
- a CDS encoding cation:proton antiporter codes for MELYYSFSALIVLASIFAYLNYRFLKLPSTIGIMVIAIVVSIFLVMFGETVLPRTFGHLHNLMNGIDFTEVLMGAMLNFLLFAGGIHININDLKEQFRPVVIFSTVGVVISTFVVGFGMFYLLPYVGVQLPFIYCLVFGALISPTDPVAVLSVLKQANVSKSLETKVAGESLFNDGMAVVVFTVILQLAVGKEVDLGVETIGLLLLKEAGGGLLLGVLLGWVTSRLMREVDDYIISVLVTLSVVMGGYLIARQMHISGPLTMVAAGLFMGNFNRSFKMKSVTQDYLIKFWELIDEILNAVLFLFIGFELLMIKDLKHYMIPGVLAIIVVLLARFISIWGPTKFTSLRRSFSPQTVKVLVWGGIRGGVSIALAMSIPKSEYSEIILSITYCVVVFSIIVQGLTIAKVANPKKIAIEEEEQENSVLEEKV; via the coding sequence GTGGAGTTATATTATTCATTTTCAGCATTAATCGTATTAGCATCTATATTCGCCTATCTTAATTACAGATTTTTAAAACTTCCAAGTACCATTGGGATCATGGTAATTGCCATTGTGGTTTCTATTTTTCTTGTGATGTTTGGAGAAACGGTTCTTCCGAGAACTTTCGGACATCTTCACAACCTTATGAACGGTATCGACTTTACGGAAGTTTTGATGGGCGCTATGCTTAATTTTCTGCTTTTTGCTGGAGGAATTCATATTAACATTAATGATCTCAAGGAACAGTTCAGGCCTGTAGTGATTTTTTCCACGGTGGGAGTTGTCATTTCCACCTTTGTAGTAGGGTTCGGAATGTTTTATTTATTACCATATGTAGGTGTACAGCTTCCTTTTATCTACTGTCTTGTATTTGGAGCATTAATTTCTCCTACCGATCCGGTAGCGGTTTTAAGCGTACTGAAACAGGCTAACGTATCAAAGTCTCTGGAAACGAAAGTGGCCGGAGAGTCCCTTTTCAATGATGGTATGGCGGTTGTGGTATTTACTGTGATCTTACAGCTTGCGGTAGGGAAGGAAGTAGATCTGGGAGTTGAAACAATCGGATTGCTTTTGCTTAAAGAAGCCGGTGGGGGGCTTTTGCTTGGGGTTTTGCTTGGATGGGTTACTTCAAGGCTTATGCGTGAAGTGGATGACTATATTATCTCTGTACTGGTAACGCTTTCCGTAGTGATGGGAGGTTATCTTATCGCCAGACAAATGCATATTTCAGGCCCATTGACCATGGTGGCAGCAGGATTGTTTATGGGGAACTTTAACAGGAGTTTCAAAATGAAATCCGTTACTCAGGATTATCTTATCAAATTCTGGGAACTTATTGATGAAATTCTGAATGCCGTTTTGTTCCTGTTCATCGGATTTGAACTTTTGATGATTAAAGATCTGAAGCATTATATGATTCCGGGTGTATTGGCGATCATTGTTGTTCTGCTGGCAAGATTTATTTCTATTTGGGGGCCTACCAAGTTTACCTCTCTAAGGAGGAGCTTTAGTCCGCAAACGGTAAAAGTATTGGTCTGGGGAGGAATCCGGGGAGGGGTTTCCATTGCTTTGGCAATGTCTATTCCCAAAAGTGAATACAGTGAAATTATTTTAAGTATAACCTATTGTGTAGTAGTATTCTCAATTATTGTACAGGGGCTTACCATTGCTAAAGTGGCCAATCCCAAAAAGATTGCAATAGAAGAGGAGGAGCAGGAAAATAGCGTTCTGGAAGAAAAAGTTTAA
- a CDS encoding DNA alkylation repair protein → MKSIVKEIEEALAVLSIPEKAEFFPRFFKTGKGEYGEGDLFLGVKVPDQRSVAKEYYSKISLEELSILVSSKYHEHRLTALFMLISKFEKTKDKTVKEEVVAFYLNHLPNVNNWDLVDSSCYKILGRYAFENQKEHLLRELSESEEMWHKRMAVVGTMHYVKKGSFDLTKEFVTRNLKHPHDLMHKANGWLLREMGNKNEAELISYLNLYYKEMPRTCLRYAIEKLDEDLRQDYLKGHI, encoded by the coding sequence ATGAAAAGTATAGTCAAAGAAATAGAAGAAGCCTTAGCTGTTTTATCCATTCCTGAAAAGGCCGAATTCTTTCCAAGATTCTTCAAAACCGGAAAAGGAGAATATGGTGAAGGTGATTTGTTTCTGGGTGTAAAGGTTCCGGACCAGCGGTCTGTAGCGAAAGAATATTATTCGAAAATAAGCTTAGAGGAGCTTAGTATACTGGTTTCTTCAAAATATCATGAACATAGGCTGACCGCACTTTTTATGCTGATTTCTAAGTTTGAAAAAACAAAAGATAAAACTGTAAAAGAAGAGGTAGTGGCATTTTATCTGAATCACCTTCCTAATGTCAATAACTGGGATCTTGTAGATTCAAGCTGCTACAAAATTCTGGGTAGATATGCTTTTGAAAACCAGAAAGAACATCTTCTGAGAGAACTTTCAGAGTCCGAAGAGATGTGGCATAAAAGAATGGCTGTTGTAGGAACTATGCATTATGTGAAAAAAGGCTCATTTGACCTTACAAAGGAATTCGTGACAAGAAACCTGAAGCATCCGCATGATCTTATGCATAAGGCAAACGGCTGGCTGCTAAGAGAAATGGGGAATAAAAATGAAGCAGAATTAATCAGCTACCTGAATCTGTATTATAAGGAAATGCCGAGAACCTGTTTACGGTATGCCATTGAAAAACTGGATGAAGATCTTCGTCAGGATTATCTGAAGGGGCATATTTAA
- a CDS encoding DUF4919 domain-containing protein — MKYHFFLLFIMFSVFGFSQKSKVDLKAIEKSLKNPDSPYNYEKLIFKYKGYPKSLDSIESQYLYYGRNFRSGKVLTTGDDFKSLAEAFKQGRFEECIKQGKTLYDKDPTNLDILLILLRAYDSMKDGNNFIHHLNQFRSLTDGIKSSGDGKSEKTAYLVNSVGDEYILLNILNIGQDYTRNSKVAKDGMYDIWEKEGRQTYIKILYLD, encoded by the coding sequence ATGAAATATCATTTTTTCCTTTTATTCATTATGTTTTCGGTTTTTGGCTTCAGCCAGAAATCAAAAGTTGATTTAAAAGCCATTGAGAAAAGCCTCAAAAATCCTGATTCTCCATACAATTACGAGAAACTTATTTTCAAATATAAAGGCTATCCAAAGTCTTTAGACAGTATAGAATCACAATATCTGTACTATGGGAGAAACTTTCGAAGCGGGAAGGTGTTAACTACCGGAGATGATTTCAAAAGTCTGGCAGAGGCTTTTAAGCAAGGCCGCTTTGAAGAATGTATCAAACAGGGGAAAACATTGTATGATAAAGATCCTACCAATCTGGATATCCTTCTGATCCTTCTAAGGGCCTATGATTCAATGAAAGATGGGAATAATTTCATACACCATCTCAATCAGTTCCGTTCCCTTACAGACGGAATAAAGAGCTCAGGAGACGGTAAATCTGAGAAAACAGCTTATCTCGTTAATTCTGTGGGTGACGAATATATTCTGCTGAATATCCTGAATATAGGACAGGATTATACCAGAAATTCAAAAGTTGCTAAAGACGGGATGTATGATATCTGGGAAAAAGAGGGCCGGCAAACTTATATCAAAATACTTTATTTAGACTAA